In the genome of Raphanus sativus cultivar WK10039 chromosome 4, ASM80110v3, whole genome shotgun sequence, one region contains:
- the LOC108849686 gene encoding delta(14)-sterol reductase, which yields MDLRLLLSSLIPSLQSVYVLVFYFVYLAVAGEILPGKVIRGVVLSDGSHLRYRCNGLLALTMLVTILGVSAKLGVLSPLVVADRGLELLSATFIFCVLVTLVLYITGRNSSDKSSSLKPHISGNLVEDWWFGIQLNPQFMSIDLKFFFVRAGMMGWLLINLSILAKSFQDGSLSQSMILYQIFCALYILDYFVHEEYMTSTWDIIAERLGFMLVFGDLLWIPFTFSIQGWWLLHNKVELTAPAIVANCFVFLIGYMVFRGANKQKHIFKKNPKTPIWGKPPVVVGGKLLASGYWGIARHCNYLGDLMLALSFSLPCGISSPVPYFYPIYLLILLIWRERRDEERCAEKYKEIWAEYLRLVPYRILPYVY from the exons ATGGATCTCCGTCTTCTTCTATCATCTCTCATTCCCTCATTGCAATCc GTTTACGTGCTGGTGTTTTACTTCGTCTACTTGGCCGTCGCCGGAGAAATCCTCCCTGGAAAAGTTATCCGCGGCGTCGTTTTGTCAGATGGCTCTCACCTTCGTTACCGATGCAATG GTCTACTGGCACTAACAATGCTGGTCACTATTTTGGGAGTTTCTGCAAAACTCGGCGTTTTGTCACCTCTT GTGGTTGCTGATAGAGGACTTGAGTTGCTCTCTGCTACTTTTATCTTCTGTGTTTTG GTGACATTGGTATTGTACATCACCGGGCGCAATTCTTCGGATAAGAGTTCTTCCCTAAAGCCTCATATCTCAGGAAATCTTGTAGAAGACTG GTGGTTTGGAATACAGCTGAATCCTCAGTTTATGAGCATCGATCTCAA GTTTTTCTTTGTCAGAGCCGGGATGATGGGATGGCTGCTTATCAATCTCTCTATTCTGGCAAAAAGTTTTCAGGACGGTTCCTTGAGTCAGTCCATGATTCTTTACCAGATTTTCTGTGCG TTATATATATTGGACTACTTCGTTCATGAAGAATATATGACCTCCAC GTGGGACATAATTGCAGAGAGGTTGGGGTTCATGCTGGTGTTTGGAGATCTCCTGTGGATTCCTTTCACTTTTAGCATCCAG GGCTGGTGGCTTTTGCACAACAAAGTAGAACTAACAGCTCCTGCTATTGTAGCCAATTGCTTTGTGTTCTTGATAGG GTACATGGTTTTTAGAGGGGctaacaaacaaaaacatatctttAAGAAGAACCCTAAAACACCTATATGGGGTAAGCCTCCAGTGGTGGTTGGTGGAAAGTTGCTTGCTTCAGGCTATTG GGGAATCGCAAGGCACTGTAATTACCTTGGCGACTTGATGCTTGCTCTGTCTTTCAGTTTGCCCTGTGGAATAAG TTCTCCGGTTCCATATTTCTACCCGATATACCTCCTGATACTGTTGATATGGAGAGAGCGAAGAGACGAGGAACGATGTGCAGAGAAGTACAAGGAGATTTGGGCTGAGTATCTTAGACTGGTCCCCTATAGAATCCTTCCTTATGTTTATTAA
- the LOC130510665 gene encoding uncharacterized protein LOC130510665, with product MTVDQLPKCLFKEGTETQVEKVNNTCRTSILEEVEKYVEAEYKEVLADPLFAQVMAIYEHKLQYSGRLIHTFACKQLLTAKRHELWFHYARRPLRFAMQEFHAVTGLKYKDDEPDLGIDDWSYDKGFWGRLLRRKKKISLQEIRKVHLKDCNTWSHLDRLRMVYLCVIVGLVMAKDERVCIPHKYIKLVMDFEKMRKYPWGRDSFDLLVKSMIEARGKVKKQNSYVVDGFSYALQIWLMEAIPDIGSLLGQKLREGVTSMRCRNWKGSAKVSYDDIISMESNFASTGNVFPYISSTGNCKIIVDAGFERDDEMKDERVDLIIDMYEQKYDWSKHVWQHQETVQAFVYSSDEDGSEEEVARESRDTGREEVETVRVSPAKKRKNKYQDIGAESRKKRLLSQRSADKYRDVEEEMKSYIQGMFKSSFTSLALEVRDIIEDRFTKLEEKLLSSQKTGPSPAPTPSYTPGPVLASTDAPTTVAASTFDLTSASTRTGAPQKTSRAPASSRGRGSASSRGRGSASTRSQESAPSHTGAPADAAKTRSQTKVNKK from the exons ATGACGGTGGATCAGTTGCCTAAATGCCTATTCAAAGAGGGTACCGAAACACAAGTTGAGAAGGTGAACAACACTTGTAGAACTTCTATACTTGAGGAGGTGGAGAAGTACGTTGAGGCAGAGTACAAAGAAGTGTTGGCTGATCCGCTGTTTGCTCAGGTTATGGCAATTTATGAGCATAAGCTTCAGTATTCGGGGAGACTGATCCACACCTTTGCTTGTAAGCAGCTTCTTACCGCAAAACGTCATGAGTTGTGGTTCCATTATGCTCGGAGGCCTCTCAGATTTGCGATGCAAGAATTCCATGCGGTTACTGGTCTGAAATACAAAGACGACGAGCCTGACTTGGGTATTGATGATTGGAGCTATGATAAAGGGTTTTGGGGTAGGTTGCTAAGgaggaaaaaaaagattagcTTACAGGAAATCAGGAAGGTGCATCTGAAGGATTGTAATACCTGGTCTCATCTCGACAGGCTTAGGATGGTGTATTTGTGTGTGATCGTTGGTTTAGTTATGGCGAAGGATGAGAGGGTTTGCATCCCACACAAGTACATCAAGCTGGTTATGGATTTCGAGAAGATGAGGAAATATCCATGGGGTCGTGACTCCTTTGATTTGCTGGTGAAATCCATGATCGAAGCTAGGGGCAAAGTGAAGAAGCAGAACAGTTATGTTGTAGATGGATTCTCATATGCACTACAGATTTGGTTGATGGAGGCTATTCCAGACATCGGGTCTCTTTTGGGTCAGAAGCTCAGAGAAGGCGTCACTAGCATGCGATGTAGGAACTGGAAAGGATCTGCTAAGGTTTCTTATGACGATATTATTAGCATGGAGTCTAATTTTGCATCCACT GGAAATGTATTTCCATACATCTCTTCTACTGGAAATTGCAAGATCATTGTTGATGCTGGATTTGAACGGGACGATGAGATGAAAGATGAAAGAGTCGATCTCATCATTGACATGTACGAACAGAAGTATGACTGGAGTAAACATGTTTGGCAGCATCAGGAAACTGTCCAAGCATTTGTGTACAGTTCTGATGAAGATGGTTCAGAGGAAGAAGTGGCTCGTGAGTCGCGTGACACTGGACGGGAAGAAGTTGAAACCGTCCGTGTGTCTCCTGCAAAGAAGCGAAAGAACAAGTATCAGGACATTGGAGCCGAGTCAAGGAAGAAGAGGTTACTTTCCCAAAGATCAGCTGACAAATATAGAGATGTTGAAGAGGAAATGAAGTCTTATATCCAGGGTATGTTTAAGTCTTCATTTACTTCCTTGGCGCTTGAGGTACGTGACATAATTGAAGACCGCTTCACCAAATTAGAGGAGAAGTTGCTTTCATCTCAGAAAACTGGTCCTTCTCCTGCTCCTACTCCATCTTACACTCCTGGTCCTGTTCTAGCTTCTACTGATGCTCCTACTACTGTTGCGGCTTCTACCTTTGATCTTACTTCGGCTTCTACTCGCACTGGTGCTCCTCAAAAGACTTCTCGTGCTCCTGCTTCTTCTCGCGGTCGAGGTTCTGCTTCTTCTCGGGGCCGAGGTTCTGCTTCTACTCGCAGTCAAGAGTCGGCTCCCTCTCACACTGGTGCTCCTGCAGATGCTGCAAAGACAAGGTCACAGACAAAGGTAAACAAGAAGTAG